Below is a window of uncultured Sphaerochaeta sp. DNA.
GGACGGAAGGATGCAGATCAGCGCACTAACAACCGACTTCTATGAGTTGACCATGATGCAGGGCTACTTCTCGAATAAGCATAACCCGAATGTAGTCTTCGATATGTTCTACCGTACAAACCCATTTGAGGGAGGGTATGTGGTTTTTGCAGGTCTCCATGAATTGATAGACAAGCTTGAATCAATATGCTTCAGCGAAGAGGATATCGCGTATCTTGAAAGCTTGGGTAAGTTCACTCCTGACTTTCTCTCCTATCTGGCAGACTATCGCTTCAAAGGGGATCTGTATGCCATGGAAGAAGGTACGGTGGTCTTTCCAGGAGAGCCGCTGCTCCGCATCCATACCGACCTGATCGAGGCACAGTTGATTGAGGGGTTGTTGCTCAACACCCTCAATTTCCAGAGCCTTATTGCTACAAAAGCCTCCAGAATGTCTCTTGCAAGCAAACAGGGACTTCTGATGGAGTTCGGCCTGAGAAGAGCACAAGGCAGTGATGGTGCGCTTTCAGCCAGCAGGGCTGCATTCATTGGTGGCTGCCAGGTCACCAGCAATACCCTTGCAGGAAAGCAGTACAACATCCCGGTTGCAGGAACCATGGCCCACTCATGGATCATGAGTTTCTCTAGCGAGCTGGAGTCCTTCCGTGCCTACGCAGAGCTCTATCCTGACAACACGGTGCTCTTGATCGACACCTATGATACGCTTGGCTCCGGCATAGACAATGCCATCATCGTTGGATTGGAACAGAAGCAAAAAGGAAAGAAGATTGGGGTGAGAATCGACAGTGGGGACCTCTCCTACCTCCCTCGAGTTATCAGAAAACGATTGGATGCAGCAGGACTTGATGATGCAACCATCGTGGTCTCAAACGACTTGACTGAGGCGATTGTGCAAACCCTGGTTCTTGATGGGGTTCCCATCGACAGCTGGGGAATTGGGACGCATCTGGTCACCGGTGGTTCACAGTCCTCCTTGAATGGGGTGTATAAACTTGCTGCAAAGCAAGGAGATGATGGAGTTTTCATCCCGACCATGAAGATTTCAAATAGTTTCGAGAAGACCACCAACCCAGGCATCAAACAGGTCTACCGCTTCAGTGATGACGAGGCTGGTTCTATTGCTGACCTGATCACACTGGATAAGGAAAAGATCACCTTGGGAAGAAAGTATGTTTTCTACCATCCTTTCGCTGAGGCTGACTTCTTTGAGATGCAGAGTAGTAGATATACCCATCTGAGACCGCTAATCAACCAGCAGATGAAGGGAGGCAAGAGATTGGGGGAGAAACCAAGCCTCCAGGAGATCCAGAGGTATGTGCAGAAGGAACTTGAAACGTTCCATAAAAGCTATTTGCGACAGATCAACCCACATATCTACAAGGTCAGTCTCTCTGCCAAGCTGAAAAAACTGAAGATGGATCTTTTGGTTGCTCAAAGAAAGAGGACCAAGGAAGGACTATAGTTCTCGTACAGGAAGTCGGAGCAGGGTTTTCAAATCGTCCCGGATCTTCCTTTTAGGATGGTCAAGGTAGATTTCACGGTGAGACCTTCCACTACGTACTAAATTGTGCTCCTTGCAATACGCATTCATCATCTGGAAACTTTTTCCTTCAAAGTTGAATGGACCTGAATGGAGAAGCGTAACACACAGTCCATCCTCAATACTGGAGCGATAGAGATCCAAGGTAGGGGTACCTTGCTTGAAGGCCAACTCATCCCTGGCTTCCTCAAACATTGACTCTGTCACTCCTTGAGGCTCCACTATCATTGCCGACCAACTCCATGGTTCCCGATTCTCAATTTCCTGTGCCGTCCATACGCACTCCAAAAAAGGAGTCTCCACCACCCCAACCCGGTTGCAGAGAAGGTCATGCAAGGAAAAAAGCAACTGGGTAGCAAGCGTGTACCCTTCTTCATTCGAGTTTCCCTCACCATCAATGATCAGATACGGAACCGAGGGAACAATAACCAAGGAAGGAGTCTCTTTTGCTTTATAGAGAGACTTTCGCCCTACTCCAATACCCATGACTACCTCCTACAAGCATTCTTCTACTGCTTGGGCCAAGATCTGGGCCATTCTTTGCCTCCACTGGGGAGACACCAGGTTTCTCGCATCCTCTTCATTGGAAAGAAAGCCAACCTCCACCAATACCGCAGGCATTCTGGAGCCATTGAGCACCCAAAGGTCACGTTCTTTTATACCACGATTACGACTGGTCACCAACGAACCGTTCAGGGCCTGCTCGAAAACAGAAGCGACCACCAGGTTCCGCTGATTCAGCAGCCGGTTCAAGGAGAGTTGGGAGTGTGACGCAAAGAGAGGGATATTCTCAATCGGGGTGTAGGCGTCAAGCAACGTCACCCGCTTATCCTGTTCCTTCGTCAGTATCTCAAAACCCGTAGCCTGATTGCTTGAAGCACTGTTCACATGAATGGAAATAAAAAGGGAACTTGTTTGCGGTTGGAGATGAGTCCTATAGGCGATACTACATCGCTCTTCCAGAGAGAGGAATTCATCATCCGAGCGAGTCATGACAAGCTGTAAATGGGGGTGGGAGACTGCCAACAAGGCATGAAGACGTTTGGCTATGTCCAAGGTAAGATCTTTCTCGTAAATGGTACCACCAGCAAAACTCCATGCATTGGTTGCCCCTGGATCATGTCCTCCGTGGCCTGCATCAATGATTACCGTTCCCAAGGGGTAAGAGAACGGATCAGCTGCACCAAACAACCCCAGCGAGGCCACCATGAGGAGAAGGATGATCAGAATCTGACGTTTCACACATCCTCCTTGGGCCATTGGCTGCACAGGGTATGGAAATCGAGTTTCTGTAACCATACCATCCGCTTCTTTACTTCATCGTTATAGACTTCCTTGTCGACATACCCTTTGTATCGTTTTGCGACATTCTTTCCCTTGATTTGCTGTACGCTCAGAGCTTTGGTATAACAACGCTGGAACCCCTGGGTCTCACTACGGTCCTCGATCACACTCTCTCGGTCAGGGACCTGCATCATCAGACTGCTGTTGAGGGCAAGATCATACCCATAGAGGTGGCAGCGTAATCCCCAATCGAGGGCTTGCCAGTACTCGCTGTGTATTTCCTCATCAAATCCCCTCAGTCTTTGAAACAGTGCCCTGTCATAGAGGCCAAGGCAGGAGATGGGATAAAGTGTTGAACGAATGACAGACGGATCGGGAGAAGGAAAATCAGAGTCAGGGTCCAGCTCCCGCTCAGTAAGGCGGGGAATTCTGAGACAGGGAATTATTTCCCGTTTGGCATTTGCGATAACCGCTCCGAACGCTGCAGGATGATCTCCCTCACTCATAGCGGAAAATAGAAAGGAACCATCGAATTTCACGAGCAATAGATCGCTTCTCACGATTAGGAATAGATTTGAATGGCACTCATTTGCAACCGCATTTACCTTCTCACCGGTAAAGGCGTGAGTGGCAAATACCAGGAAGGTAACATCCTTATACTCTTGTTGCATGGCAAGGATATCAAATCGACCCTCTTGTGTTACGACATGTAGACTGTAATTCATCTCCTGTACATACCAGTCCAAGGCCTCCTTCAACTGTTCAGGAGTACCGGTATCGAGAATCCCGATGGCAAGCTGTTCAATGTTGTGCAACTGATTGATTCGCTTGCCAATCTCTTGTTTTCTCCGATAGATCCGATAGTTAGTCATCATCGCTTAACAACACCAAGTCCTCAGGGCGGAAGATCACACCCTTATGCCCTTCTTTGATAATCTTATGGATGTCCTTGCTGCTATGGCCAGCCACTGCAGCTATCTCAGTACTATTATAGTAAGGGACAGCCTTCGCAAAGGGTTTCCCATCGTTTGTACAGATCTGCACTACATCGCCGGCACCAAAAACTCCTTCCACTGATACAATACCCTTGGGGAGCAGGCTCTTCTTCGCAATAAGCGCCTTTTTCGCCCCATCATCAATCACAATGGATCCGAGATGGGAGTTATAGAGAATCCAACGTTGCCGTTGGCTCAATCGTTTCACACTGTGTATGCACGTGCCTATCACCTCGCCGGTCAGAAGACGGGAAAGTACGGTCTCTTCATAACCACTGGCAATAATGGTGGTACAACCAGCCATTCTCGCTATCTTTGCAGCAAGCAGCTTTGTTTTCATTCCTCCAGTTGAATGCGTAGAACCAGCTCCTCCGGCATAGGAAAGGATGGTAGCATCAAGGGAAGTGATGTCACTAAGCAACACTGCTTCCTTATCTTTCTTCGGATCAGCAGTGTATAACCCGGTAATATCGGTGAGGATGACCAAAAGATCTGCATCGATCTTGCTGGCAACCATGGCGCTCATCCTGTCATTGTCAACAAAGGCTGTTCCAATCTCAGCGGTACTTACCACATCGTTCTCGTTGAAAATCGGGATTACCCCAAGGTCCAACAACGTAAAGACGCTGTTCCTGAGATTCACGTAGGTAAGACGGTTGTTCAGATCATTACGTGTTAAAAGGATCTGGGAACATACCATTCCATGTCGCTTGAAGGAACGGCGATAGCTGGACATGAGCAGAGGCTGTCCTATGGACGCACAAGCCTGACGCATCGGTACCTGTTTGACGGGTCCCTTGAGCGAGAGCTCCTTTGCTCCCATTCCGATTGCTCCACTGGAGACCAAGAGCACCTGATACCCAAGCGATCGCAACTGAGCCAATTGATCGACTATTACATCGATGCAACCCTCATCAATTCCACTCTCACAACTGAGCAGATTGGTTCCTACTTTTACCACGACCCTGCGTACTGATGAAAAGTCCCTCATCATAGAACCTCTTCACCAAGCATTGACGGCCCATCCAAGGGCAAGTCCTGATGGGAAAAACTCCGACCCCCATCCTTGGTATAGGAGGAAACCACCTGGCCACTCCCCCTGACGAGATATTTGGTTGTCATCAGTCCTTCCAAGCCAACAGGTCCCCGTGCATGGATCTTTGCCGTACTGATGCCAACCTCGGATCCAAGGCCGAAGCGGAACCCATCAGCAAATCTGGTGGAACAATTGGCAAAGACATCTGCTGAATCAACACCGGTAAAGAAAGTTCTCACCGAGTCATCATCTTCACTGACAATGGCATCACTGTGATGCGAACCGTAGGTTTCAATATGGTTGATCGCCTCTGAGAGGGATTCCACTACATGGATATTGATTTCCAGGGCTAGGTATTCTTTCTTCCAATCCCCTTCCTGATAGGGGATACAGTCAATACTCTTACAGGTCTGCTCATCCCCATGGATGATAACCCCAGCCTCAGAGAAACGCTCTGCAAGCAAAGGAAGGACGCGAGGAGCTATTTCTTTATGCACCAAAACTGTCTCAATGGCATTACAGGCTGCAGGGTATTGGGTCTTTGCATCAAAGGCAATTTCCACTGCCTTGGTGATATCAGCCTTGGCATCAATGTAGAGGTGGCAAATCCCATCAGCATGCCCCAATACGGGGATGGAGGTATTATCCATGACGTAGCGTACAAAGGCATTGGAACCACGTGGGATCAAGAGGTCAATATCCCCTTCCATGCCCAGCATCGTATCAACATCACTATGGCTTTCCAGCAACAAAAGCCATTCAGATCCAAGTCTGGAGGACTCACAGCTTTTCTTGATTGATTCCACCAGGACAGTATTGGTCTGGAATGCTTCCTTTCCGCCCTTGAGAATGATGCCATTGCCACTCTTGAGGCAGAGTGATGCAATCTGGATCAAGGCATCTGGTCGTGCTTCAAAAATCATACCTATGACGCCGATCGGAACGACAATCTGTTCGAGCAGAAGCCCTTCATCAAGCTCTCTTCGTTGCTTGATGCTGCCTATTGGATCTGGAAGGGAGGCTACTTGTTCCAACCCAAGCAGGGATGTATGCAGCTTCTCATCATTGAAAACCAGTCGTTTCACCAGGGCTTCTCTCTGCCCTGATTCTTTCGCTTGGAGAATATCTCTCTCATTCGCATCCTTGATGGATTCCCAGTCACGACGCAAACCCTCCCCGATCATTTGGAGAAGCTGGTTGCGTTCTTTTTCCGTACTGGAGGCGAGGCGTTTGGCACTCTTTCTCAGTGAACGAATGCTCTGTTGCAAGTATGTTGATTCCATAGTCAGCCCCTTATATACAGTAAGTATACACTAAACTGATTATGGGAAGCTATCAAGGTGATAAAGATTGAAGAGGTTCTGATTTGCGATTGCCTTTTGAAAAGTATAATGGTAAACTGCAACCATTCGCAACAAAGGAGACCATAATTTATGAAAGTTAGAACCTTAGCCTTACTACTCTGCATGATCCCAGCTTTGCTCTTTGCACAAGGGGCGGCAGAACAAGCAATACAGGAGAGTGACTACTACCAGGCAGTCGATGCAAATGGGAGAACACTCAAATTACAGGAAAAGCCATCAAAGGTTCTGATTGCAGGAAAAGCGGGTAATATGCCAGCAAATGCCTTATTTCTTTTCCCTGAAGTGACTGAGATGGAGCTTACTCTTCCCAAGACTGACCAGGGACTAGGAGATTTTTTCTCATTCATCAGGCCCTCATTGGATGACAATCCACGTATCAGCCAGGTAGCCAGTGTGGAAGAGATTGCCAGTTACCAGAGTGATCTGGTGCTGACCAAGGCAACCCACTTTACCTCAATTGCACAAAAGCTTGACCAACTTGGGGTACCCAATTTTACGATGAACCTGGAATCTTACGAGGATTGGAAGAGAGAGGTAGGTGAGCTTGGCAAGCTACTGAAGAACAATACAAGAGCTGCAGAAATACTTAATCTCTACGAACAGCGGCTTGATCCTATCAGGGAGACAGCCTCCTCAATCGATGCAAAGGACAAGAAACGTGTACTCCTCCTCCAGGCAAACACCGCCGACAACACCTACTCCTACAAGATT
It encodes the following:
- a CDS encoding nicotinate phosphoribosyltransferase, which gives rise to MQISALTTDFYELTMMQGYFSNKHNPNVVFDMFYRTNPFEGGYVVFAGLHELIDKLESICFSEEDIAYLESLGKFTPDFLSYLADYRFKGDLYAMEEGTVVFPGEPLLRIHTDLIEAQLIEGLLLNTLNFQSLIATKASRMSLASKQGLLMEFGLRRAQGSDGALSASRAAFIGGCQVTSNTLAGKQYNIPVAGTMAHSWIMSFSSELESFRAYAELYPDNTVLLIDTYDTLGSGIDNAIIVGLEQKQKGKKIGVRIDSGDLSYLPRVIRKRLDAAGLDDATIVVSNDLTEAIVQTLVLDGVPIDSWGIGTHLVTGGSQSSLNGVYKLAAKQGDDGVFIPTMKISNSFEKTTNPGIKQVYRFSDDEAGSIADLITLDKEKITLGRKYVFYHPFAEADFFEMQSSRYTHLRPLINQQMKGGKRLGEKPSLQEIQRYVQKELETFHKSYLRQINPHIYKVSLSAKLKKLKMDLLVAQRKRTKEGL
- a CDS encoding GyrI-like domain-containing protein, translating into MGIGVGRKSLYKAKETPSLVIVPSVPYLIIDGEGNSNEEGYTLATQLLFSLHDLLCNRVGVVETPFLECVWTAQEIENREPWSWSAMIVEPQGVTESMFEEARDELAFKQGTPTLDLYRSSIEDGLCVTLLHSGPFNFEGKSFQMMNAYCKEHNLVRSGRSHREIYLDHPKRKIRDDLKTLLRLPVREL
- a CDS encoding N-acetylmuramoyl-L-alanine amidase; this translates as MKRQILIILLLMVASLGLFGAADPFSYPLGTVIIDAGHGGHDPGATNAWSFAGGTIYEKDLTLDIAKRLHALLAVSHPHLQLVMTRSDDEFLSLEERCSIAYRTHLQPQTSSLFISIHVNSASSNQATGFEILTKEQDKRVTLLDAYTPIENIPLFASHSQLSLNRLLNQRNLVVASVFEQALNGSLVTSRNRGIKERDLWVLNGSRMPAVLVEVGFLSNEEDARNLVSPQWRQRMAQILAQAVEECL
- the proB gene encoding glutamate 5-kinase — its product is MMRDFSSVRRVVVKVGTNLLSCESGIDEGCIDVIVDQLAQLRSLGYQVLLVSSGAIGMGAKELSLKGPVKQVPMRQACASIGQPLLMSSYRRSFKRHGMVCSQILLTRNDLNNRLTYVNLRNSVFTLLDLGVIPIFNENDVVSTAEIGTAFVDNDRMSAMVASKIDADLLVILTDITGLYTADPKKDKEAVLLSDITSLDATILSYAGGAGSTHSTGGMKTKLLAAKIARMAGCTTIIASGYEETVLSRLLTGEVIGTCIHSVKRLSQRQRWILYNSHLGSIVIDDGAKKALIAKKSLLPKGIVSVEGVFGAGDVVQICTNDGKPFAKAVPYYNSTEIAAVAGHSSKDIHKIIKEGHKGVIFRPEDLVLLSDDD
- a CDS encoding glutamate-5-semialdehyde dehydrogenase, with product MESTYLQQSIRSLRKSAKRLASSTEKERNQLLQMIGEGLRRDWESIKDANERDILQAKESGQREALVKRLVFNDEKLHTSLLGLEQVASLPDPIGSIKQRRELDEGLLLEQIVVPIGVIGMIFEARPDALIQIASLCLKSGNGIILKGGKEAFQTNTVLVESIKKSCESSRLGSEWLLLLESHSDVDTMLGMEGDIDLLIPRGSNAFVRYVMDNTSIPVLGHADGICHLYIDAKADITKAVEIAFDAKTQYPAACNAIETVLVHKEIAPRVLPLLAERFSEAGVIIHGDEQTCKSIDCIPYQEGDWKKEYLALEINIHVVESLSEAINHIETYGSHHSDAIVSEDDDSVRTFFTGVDSADVFANCSTRFADGFRFGLGSEVGISTAKIHARGPVGLEGLMTTKYLVRGSGQVVSSYTKDGGRSFSHQDLPLDGPSMLGEEVL
- a CDS encoding ABC transporter substrate-binding protein; this translates as MKVRTLALLLCMIPALLFAQGAAEQAIQESDYYQAVDANGRTLKLQEKPSKVLIAGKAGNMPANALFLFPEVTEMELTLPKTDQGLGDFFSFIRPSLDDNPRISQVASVEEIASYQSDLVLTKATHFTSIAQKLDQLGVPNFTMNLESYEDWKREVGELGKLLKNNTRAAEILNLYEQRLDPIRETASSIDAKDKKRVLLLQANTADNTYSYKIAPDEWMQTWMVETIGAEPVWKGANKAANGWSTVSFEQIAAWDPDIIIVVSYRTPTDQYIEAIYDSEIWSTLRAVENRQVKASPYDMMNYIQPVASWILGLQWMAAEVYPEHFSALNMQNEVTSFYQDFYHLTDEKKLGFLRDRYSNSVAINAL